A window of the Candidatus Aegiribacteria sp. genome harbors these coding sequences:
- a CDS encoding MiaB/RimO family radical SAM methylthiotransferase — translation MNAYETEALLEEFRLSCGIERADCPENASLILVNSCAVTGRSTARSRKAVRYFRKRTDAVVIVTGCVAQVAPDEFSDQNAIIVPNTDKSHLVETIAAILDIEYSADNSEQDIPSGALFPVHAPEVISRTRAFLKVQDGCDNHCSYCIVPAARGRSRSQPRELVLSQARKLASAGFKEILLTGVDLVRYGNDMYGDDYGLVQLVRDLLSIGGFRVRLSSMEPIGLSSNMLEGIALPGVCRHMHIPIQSGSDRILSRMKRKYSKQVIIELLDKCMELFPGLALGADIIVGFPGETSKDFQDTVDLISHPAVSYLHVFPFSARPGTPAASYTEDMIHTETITERAVYLRSHSDEIKRKFRNDQMGKSAFALVESRFDKISGRLIGMTDNYIPVLTPDGSREGELVLMTIKDNNICWNTR, via the coding sequence TTGAATGCGTATGAAACTGAAGCGCTCCTTGAGGAGTTCAGGCTCAGTTGTGGAATTGAGAGAGCTGACTGTCCGGAGAATGCTTCACTGATACTTGTTAATTCCTGTGCTGTTACAGGAAGAAGTACTGCTCGTTCACGAAAGGCTGTCAGGTATTTTCGGAAAAGAACAGACGCCGTTGTGATAGTTACAGGATGTGTAGCCCAGGTTGCACCGGATGAATTCAGTGATCAGAACGCTATTATCGTGCCAAACACCGACAAGAGTCATCTCGTTGAGACAATTGCTGCTATACTTGATATTGAATATTCTGCCGATAACAGCGAGCAGGATATCCCTTCCGGTGCTCTGTTTCCAGTCCATGCTCCTGAGGTAATCTCTCGAACAAGAGCTTTTCTGAAGGTTCAGGACGGCTGTGATAACCATTGTTCCTACTGCATAGTACCTGCTGCGCGTGGGCGGTCCAGAAGCCAGCCGAGAGAGCTGGTGCTGTCACAGGCCCGGAAACTCGCTTCTGCCGGATTTAAAGAGATCCTTCTGACAGGAGTGGATCTTGTCAGGTACGGTAATGATATGTACGGAGATGATTATGGCCTTGTACAGCTGGTTCGTGATCTTCTTTCAATCGGAGGGTTCCGTGTTCGACTGAGTTCAATGGAACCAATTGGATTATCAAGTAACATGCTTGAGGGTATTGCCTTGCCTGGTGTCTGCAGGCATATGCATATACCCATTCAGAGCGGGTCAGATAGAATTTTAAGTCGAATGAAAAGAAAGTATTCAAAACAGGTTATTATAGAACTTCTCGATAAATGCATGGAACTGTTTCCCGGGCTTGCTCTCGGAGCGGATATCATTGTCGGATTTCCAGGAGAGACTTCAAAGGATTTTCAAGATACTGTTGACCTCATATCGCATCCTGCGGTATCCTATCTTCATGTATTTCCATTTTCCGCCAGACCCGGAACTCCCGCTGCTTCGTATACAGAGGATATGATACATACTGAGACAATTACAGAAAGAGCTGTTTACCTCCGATCACATTCTGACGAAATCAAACGCAAGTTCAGAAATGATCAGATGGGAAAAAGCGCTTTTGCTCTGGTAGAATCCAGGTTTGATAAAATTTCAGGAAGACTTATAGGCATGACTGATAACTATATACC